A single window of Grus americana isolate bGruAme1 chromosome 10, bGruAme1.mat, whole genome shotgun sequence DNA harbors:
- the CCNB2 gene encoding G2/mitotic-specific cyclin-B2, whose amino-acid sequence MALPASRRAAVTRGMENAVTELKSKAKPHLTGKRAALEEIGNKVATRGTHIPKKTECSKASIKPTKGSSKMTKVVVLPKPPAAVNRANKETGVPKVLSPVPMDVSMQEEDLCQAFSDVLLNNVEDIDAEDWENPQLCSDYVKDIYLYLRELELQQSVRPHYLDGKTINGRMRAILVDWLVQVHSRFQLLQETLYMCVAVMDRFLQSHPVARKRLQLVGVTALLLASKYEEVFSPYVADFVYITDNAYTSDEVREMEMMILKELNFDLGRPLPIHFLRRASKAGEADAKQHTLAKYLMELTLIDYDMVHHRPSEIAAAALCLSQKILGHTKWGTKQQYYTGYTEDSLMMTMKHMAKNVVKVNETLTKYTAIKNKYASSKLLTISTIPQLSGKIIKDLALSLL is encoded by the exons atggccctgCCGGCGTCGCGCCGCGCCGCT GTTACTAGAGGGATGGAGAATGCTGTGACTGAACTTAAAAGTAAAGCCAAACCTCACCTTACTGGCAAAAGggctgctttggaagaaataggaaataaagTTGCAACAAGAGGAACACACATACCTAAG AAAACAGAATGCTCTAAAGCATCCATAAAGCCTACGAAAGGATCTAGTAAGATGACAAAAGTAGTTGTACTGCCTAAACCTCCAGCTGCTGTGAATCGAGCAAACAAAGAAACTGGTGTTCCAAAG GTTCTGTCTCCTGTTCCTATGGATGTATCTATGCAAGAGGAGGATTTGTGTCAAGCCTTCTCTGATGTGTTGCTCAACAATGTAGAAGACATTGATGCTGAGGACTGGGAGAATCCCCAGCTCTGTAGTGACTACGTAAAAGATATCTATCTGTACCTGAGAGAGCTTGAG CTGCAGCAGTCAGTCCGCCCGCATTACCTTGATGGGAAGACAATCAATGGGCGTATGCGTGCAATTTTAGTTGACTGGCTTGTCCAGGTCCACTCAAGATTCCAGCTGTTGCAGGAAACACTGTATATGTGTGTTGCAGTTATGGATCGCTTCTTACAA AGTCATCCAGTAGCTCGTAAGAGGCTTCAGCTGGTGGGCGTAACAGCACTGCTTCTAGCCTCAAAATACGAAGAGGTGTTCTCTCCTTATGTAGCAGACTTTGTTTACATTACTGACAACGCCTACACCAGTGATGAAGTTAGAGAAATGGAGATGATGATTCTTAAAGAGTTAAACTTTGATTTGGGACGACCTCTTCCAATTCACTTCTTAAGAAGAGCATCAAAAGCTGGGGAG GCTGATGCTAAGCAACATACACTAGCAAAATACCTAATGGAACTGACACTGATAGACTATGACATGGTTCACCATCGTCCTTCAGAGATTGCAGCTGCTGCATTATGCTTGTCTCAAAAGATTCTGGGACATACCAAATGG GGTACAAAGCAGCAGTACTACACTGGGTATACAGAAGACAGTCTTATGATGACTATGAAACATATGGCCAAGAATGTGGTCAAAGTAAATGAGACGTTAACAAAATACACT GCCATAAAGAACAAGTATGCAAGTAGCAAACTACTGACGATCAGCACAATCCCTCAACTGAGCGGCAAGATAATCAAGGACCTGGCTTTATCACTCTTATGA